Proteins encoded within one genomic window of Methanoregula sp. UBA64:
- a CDS encoding 30S ribosomal protein S24e, producing the protein MDFKIESDKRNELLSRREIQFTLTYDGATPSRTQIIGKLCALANVKEPLVVLDSLKSNFGKMVVTGQARVYDTEDAKKKTERPYLSARGMPKPKEEGAA; encoded by the coding sequence ATGGACTTTAAGATCGAGAGCGATAAAAGAAATGAACTTTTATCACGGCGAGAGATTCAGTTTACTCTCACATATGACGGTGCCACACCATCCCGCACGCAGATTATCGGCAAGCTGTGCGCACTGGCCAATGTAAAAGAGCCCCTGGTGGTTCTTGACAGCCTCAAGAGCAACTTTGGCAAGATGGTCGTCACCGGCCAGGCCCGTGTATACGATACGGAAGATGCAAAGAAGAAAACCGAGCGCCCGTACCTCTCTGCACGCGGCATGCCCAAGCCCAAAGAGGAAGGAGCTGCGTAA
- a CDS encoding 30S ribosomal protein S27ae translates to MAAAKKAAAKGPSRSAFFKIEGDKVSTAKKYCPRCGPGVMMADHKDRVTCGKCGYTEFKK, encoded by the coding sequence ATGGCAGCGGCAAAGAAGGCAGCAGCAAAAGGTCCGTCGCGCAGCGCATTTTTCAAGATTGAAGGGGACAAGGTCAGCACGGCAAAGAAGTACTGCCCCCGCTGCGGACCCGGCGTCATGATGGCCGACCACAAGGATCGCGTCACCTGCGGAAAGTGCGGATACACCGAATTCAAGAAATAA
- a CDS encoding bifunctional N(6)-L-threonylcarbamoyladenine synthase/serine/threonine protein kinase, translated as MPAFGQILGIEGTAWNLSAALFDTDLLALCSRPYSPAHGGIHPREAAQHHASVIKEVIGEVLTEPEKITGIAFSQGPGLGPCLRTVATAARSLALALDVPLAGVNHCVAHVEIGCWATGCKDPIVLYASGANTQVIGYLNGRYRIFGETLDIGVGNALDKFARAKDLPHPGGPLIEAQAKTGTYFELPYTVKGMDLAFSGLVSAAKDAKMQLPNVCCSLQETAFAMCVEVTERALSLTGKDEVLLVGGVGANARLQEMLAVMCEERGAKFFVPERKYLGDNGAMIAYTGKLMLESGQALSLEESRVNPSFRSDEVKVTWKHDEHRAPETAQQASALQRRGAEAVVTFKDGNAVKQRQSKQYRAPALDKRLIAERTRAEARLIHMARKAGVPTPVIRDITHDTIVMEQIAGTLLTESLGAAHCEEAGRAAGRLHAAGIMHGDLTSSNMILRTTDDRCVLIDFGLAQVTTEIEQRGVDIHVMFQTLSSTNPEEAGELKTAFARGYAETFTGAAEVLKREEEIELRGRYL; from the coding sequence ATGCCTGCTTTTGGGCAGATTCTTGGCATTGAGGGGACAGCATGGAACCTCAGCGCCGCTCTTTTTGATACCGATCTTCTGGCACTCTGTTCGCGCCCGTACTCGCCCGCACATGGCGGGATCCACCCGCGGGAAGCGGCACAGCACCATGCTTCTGTCATAAAAGAAGTAATCGGAGAGGTCCTTACCGAGCCGGAGAAGATCACCGGCATTGCCTTCTCGCAGGGGCCCGGCCTTGGCCCCTGCCTCCGGACGGTTGCAACTGCGGCCCGGTCGCTCGCGCTCGCGCTCGATGTCCCGCTTGCCGGTGTCAATCACTGCGTGGCCCACGTTGAGATCGGGTGCTGGGCTACCGGATGCAAAGACCCGATCGTGCTCTATGCGAGCGGGGCAAATACGCAGGTCATCGGGTACCTCAACGGCAGGTACCGCATCTTTGGAGAGACGCTCGATATCGGTGTAGGCAATGCCCTTGACAAGTTTGCCCGGGCAAAGGACCTTCCCCACCCGGGCGGGCCGCTGATCGAGGCGCAGGCAAAGACCGGGACATATTTCGAACTCCCGTACACGGTCAAGGGCATGGACCTCGCGTTCTCGGGCCTTGTTTCCGCTGCAAAGGATGCAAAGATGCAGCTTCCGAATGTCTGCTGCAGTCTCCAGGAGACTGCGTTTGCCATGTGCGTTGAAGTAACCGAACGGGCACTCTCGCTGACCGGAAAAGACGAGGTGCTCCTGGTAGGGGGAGTTGGCGCGAATGCGCGGCTCCAGGAGATGCTTGCGGTCATGTGCGAAGAACGGGGCGCGAAATTTTTTGTCCCCGAGCGAAAATATCTCGGCGATAACGGCGCGATGATCGCGTACACGGGAAAACTGATGCTTGAGAGCGGGCAGGCACTTTCACTCGAAGAGTCCCGGGTCAACCCCAGTTTCCGCTCCGATGAAGTTAAAGTGACATGGAAACATGACGAGCACCGCGCTCCAGAAACGGCACAACAGGCAAGTGCTCTCCAGAGGCGCGGGGCCGAGGCCGTTGTCACGTTTAAGGACGGGAATGCAGTAAAACAGCGGCAGTCCAAGCAGTACCGGGCCCCGGCACTCGATAAAAGACTGATCGCCGAGCGGACCCGGGCCGAAGCCCGGCTCATCCATATGGCCCGCAAAGCCGGCGTCCCGACACCGGTGATCCGCGACATCACGCACGACACGATTGTCATGGAGCAGATCGCAGGAACGCTTCTTACCGAATCCCTTGGTGCAGCGCACTGCGAAGAGGCCGGCCGCGCGGCCGGCAGGCTTCATGCGGCAGGGATCATGCACGGCGACCTCACTTCGAGCAACATGATCCTGCGAACAACCGACGACAGGTGCGTCTTAATCGATTTCGGCCTCGCGCAGGTCACCACCGAGATCGAACAGCGCGGGGTGGACATCCATGTCATGTTCCAGACCCTTTCGAGCACCAACCCGGAAGAGGCCGGCGAACTCAAAACCGCATTTGCCCGGGG